In Candidatus Rokuibacteriota bacterium, one genomic interval encodes:
- a CDS encoding DMT family transporter gives MPARTRWARLLAVGEGLLVSAIWASSFVIIKMGLVHLGPLTLAGVRYFAAFLLLLPLMALSGTFRRNPAPGRWGRLFLMGLLAYPVSNGALFWGLQYVPATTGAFLHSLLPLPSLVLALVWLREIPIPRQLLGLTVALAGSALFFSQGLGAGDPLALAVIGLSVVAFGVFVVLSRALAREGHVPTLPLTALPLGFGGGLLLAVALPLEGAAPPALEGWVAVSWLAVVNTAVAYLLYNHSLRTLTALELNVLLSLSPLGTALLASLLLGERVTLPQVVGLVVAISGVLLVQRRSAPSP, from the coding sequence GTGCCAGCTAGGACGAGATGGGCTCGGCTGCTCGCCGTCGGCGAGGGGTTGCTCGTGAGCGCCATCTGGGCGTCGTCGTTCGTGATCATCAAGATGGGCCTGGTCCACCTGGGGCCACTGACCCTGGCCGGCGTGCGGTACTTCGCCGCGTTCCTGTTACTTCTTCCGTTGATGGCGCTCAGCGGAACGTTCCGACGCAACCCGGCTCCGGGCCGGTGGGGTCGCCTCTTCCTGATGGGGCTCTTGGCCTACCCGGTGAGCAACGGCGCGCTCTTTTGGGGGCTCCAGTATGTTCCGGCTACCACCGGGGCCTTCTTGCACAGCCTGCTCCCCCTGCCGAGCCTGGTGCTCGCCCTCGTCTGGCTGCGGGAGATCCCGATCCCGCGGCAGCTCCTGGGCCTCACGGTGGCCCTGGCAGGAAGTGCTCTCTTCTTCTCGCAGGGTCTCGGCGCCGGGGATCCACTGGCTCTGGCGGTGATCGGCCTGAGCGTCGTGGCATTCGGCGTCTTCGTCGTGCTGAGCCGGGCTCTGGCCCGCGAGGGCCACGTGCCTACATTGCCCTTGACCGCCCTCCCCCTGGGATTTGGCGGTGGCCTGCTTCTTGCCGTGGCGCTACCGCTCGAGGGGGCGGCCCCGCCGGCGCTGGAAGGCTGGGTTGCCGTGTCCTGGCTCGCCGTCGTCAATACCGCCGTCGCATATCTCCTCTACAACCACAGCCTCCGGACTCTCACCGCCCTGGAGCTCAACGTGCTCCTCAGCCTCTCTCCGCTGGGGACGGCCCTGTTGGCGAGTCTCCTCCTGGGGGAACGGGTGACGCTGCCACAGGTGGTCGGTCTGGTGGTCGCGATCAGCGGAGTCCTGCTGGTGCAGCGGAGGTCTGCACCATCTCCTTGA
- a CDS encoding PCP reductase family protein, which produces MTERDLTDIVWTEEARRRVDNAPPFVRPGILKLMPIRARERGRTEITSEFLTEIRNESMLRVAKCIKGFGFEELSMAAFEVAKAKMRKLPHKVEGIEEIKAFLDARVEKNEMILAKFSQYLQMIPERGLPWTEEALALVQRAPAFVQGIARTAIKEEARRRKEPVVTPEAVERVMGSIAAGAAPSAAPRAKRSAEPLHGVTMLWEAAAEERLRRIPIPAVRSMVIRKVEAHARAQGLTVVDVAAYEAAKGGPPLR; this is translated from the coding sequence ATGACTGAGCGAGACCTGACCGACATCGTCTGGACGGAGGAGGCCCGGCGCCGCGTGGACAATGCCCCGCCCTTCGTCCGCCCGGGCATCCTGAAGCTGATGCCGATCCGCGCCAGGGAGCGGGGTCGCACCGAGATCACCTCGGAGTTCCTCACCGAGATCCGCAACGAGTCGATGCTCCGGGTGGCCAAGTGCATCAAGGGCTTCGGCTTCGAGGAATTGTCCATGGCGGCCTTCGAGGTGGCCAAGGCCAAGATGCGAAAGCTCCCGCACAAGGTCGAGGGGATCGAGGAGATCAAGGCGTTTCTCGACGCCCGCGTCGAGAAGAACGAGATGATCCTGGCCAAGTTCAGCCAGTACCTCCAGATGATTCCCGAGCGGGGGCTGCCGTGGACCGAGGAGGCGCTGGCGCTGGTGCAGCGAGCGCCGGCCTTCGTCCAAGGGATCGCCCGGACCGCCATCAAGGAGGAGGCGCGGCGCCGGAAAGAGCCCGTCGTGACCCCCGAGGCGGTGGAGCGGGTGATGGGGTCCATCGCCGCCGGCGCCGCGCCCTCGGCCGCGCCTCGGGCGAAGCGATCGGCCGAGCCACTTCACGGCGTGACCATGCTCTGGGAGGCGGCCGCCGAGGAGCGCCTCCGGCGCATCCCGATCCCCGCCGTCAGGAGCATGGTGATCCGGAAGGTCGAGGCCCACGCCCGCGCCCAGGGACTCACCGTGGTCGACGTCGCCGCGTACGAAGCGGCAAAGGGCGGGCCTCCGCTGCGCTGA
- a CDS encoding cupredoxin domain-containing protein: MKEFLLVTGEWSWKAKPGEAPVVDRNRGPVKEIERYSFDPPFLVVNKGDTVVLKIHALKGEKHVLEIKDFGVPETTINKGEEKTIRFVADKAGTFKFICTNHVNAEKEGPMVGYIHVMDGTR; encoded by the coding sequence GTGAAGGAGTTCCTGCTCGTCACGGGAGAGTGGTCCTGGAAAGCCAAGCCCGGCGAGGCGCCTGTGGTGGATCGCAACCGGGGGCCGGTCAAGGAGATCGAGCGCTACAGCTTCGATCCCCCGTTCCTGGTCGTCAACAAGGGAGACACCGTGGTCCTGAAGATCCACGCCCTGAAAGGGGAGAAGCACGTCCTGGAGATCAAGGACTTCGGGGTCCCCGAGACGACCATCAATAAGGGCGAGGAGAAGACCATCAGGTTTGTGGCCGACAAGGCCGGGACGTTCAAGTTCATCTGCACCAACCACGTCAACGCGGAGAAGGAAGGCCCGATGGTGGGGTACATCCACGTCATGGACGGCACGCGCTAG
- a CDS encoding iron transporter: MTIKATLTKLDGGQVIALDVLPMIGSAFQSFQYGENGALPGKGRYRIDLEIQPPQLMRYATAKERWTAASKLSFDFDHR; this comes from the coding sequence ATGACCATCAAGGCTACCCTCACCAAACTCGATGGTGGCCAAGTCATCGCGCTCGACGTGCTGCCGATGATCGGCAGCGCGTTCCAGTCGTTCCAGTACGGCGAAAACGGGGCGCTGCCCGGCAAGGGGCGGTATCGAATCGACCTCGAAATCCAGCCGCCTCAGCTCATGCGCTACGCCACGGCCAAGGAGCGGTGGACGGCGGCCTCAAAGCTCAGCTTTGACTTCGACCACAGATAA
- a CDS encoding P-loop NTPase has protein sequence MPKRYRDIVGDGGSNILAQVEEFQGRLRARMARVRKKVAVTSGKGGVGKSVLTANLAAILAADGRRVGVLDADLNGPSMAKLLGVRGQRLRLSPEGVHPAEGPLGIRVLSTDLLLSEDRAPLTWEAPTQQDAFVWRETMEATALREFLADAAWGDLDLLLLDLPPGAPRLPTLAGLLDLDGALVVTIPSEVAGLVVGRSVELARTHGVRLLGLVENMAGYLCVACGTLGELFPGDGESLAEASGLPLLGRIPFDPRIAWCADRGRPYALEHAESPAGQALRALAARLNDLLWEEGAER, from the coding sequence ATGCCGAAGCGGTACCGAGACATCGTCGGCGACGGGGGCTCCAACATCCTGGCCCAGGTGGAGGAGTTCCAGGGCCGGCTCCGGGCCCGGATGGCGCGGGTCCGGAAGAAGGTGGCGGTGACGAGCGGAAAGGGCGGCGTCGGCAAGAGCGTGCTGACCGCAAACCTGGCCGCGATCCTGGCAGCGGACGGCCGGCGCGTGGGGGTGCTGGACGCCGACCTCAACGGGCCCTCCATGGCGAAACTCCTCGGAGTCCGAGGCCAGCGCCTTCGACTCTCGCCCGAGGGCGTTCACCCGGCCGAGGGGCCGCTCGGGATTAGAGTGCTGTCGACAGACCTGCTCTTGTCGGAAGACCGGGCGCCCCTCACCTGGGAAGCTCCGACCCAGCAGGATGCGTTCGTCTGGCGCGAAACGATGGAGGCGACCGCCCTCAGGGAGTTCCTTGCCGATGCGGCGTGGGGAGACCTGGATCTCCTCCTGCTGGACTTGCCTCCGGGGGCTCCGAGGCTCCCGACCCTGGCGGGGCTCCTTGACCTCGACGGGGCTCTGGTCGTGACGATCCCGTCAGAAGTCGCCGGCCTGGTGGTGGGCCGGTCGGTGGAGCTTGCCCGGACTCATGGCGTGAGGCTCCTGGGCCTCGTGGAGAACATGGCAGGCTACCTCTGCGTGGCTTGCGGCACTCTCGGAGAGCTCTTTCCCGGTGACGGTGAGAGCCTGGCCGAAGCCTCGGGGCTCCCGCTCCTCGGGCGGATTCCCTTCGACCCCCGGATTGCGTGGTGTGCTGATCGCGGACGCCCCTATGCGCTCGAGCATGCTGAGAGTCCCGCAGGCCAGGCCCTCCGGGCGCTGGCGGCCCGCCTCAACGATCTGCTCTGGGAAGAAGGCGCTGAACGATGA
- a CDS encoding PCP reductase family protein yields MRFDSVEGPEEGSVGVTFGCPRCGHRVTLLTNPMETQLVRSLGVKIGGREVPPEPLEVVRTSLARQREGALEVEAEGGVVWVEAAEARLQRLPPLARPMARMAISRYARERGRTTVTPELMDEYRARMGF; encoded by the coding sequence ATGCGGTTTGACTCGGTTGAGGGACCCGAGGAAGGGTCAGTCGGCGTCACCTTCGGCTGCCCGCGCTGCGGCCACCGGGTCACCTTGCTCACGAACCCCATGGAGACTCAGCTCGTTCGGTCTCTGGGCGTGAAGATCGGCGGCCGGGAAGTCCCGCCGGAGCCCTTGGAGGTGGTCAGGACGAGTCTGGCGCGGCAGCGGGAGGGAGCGCTTGAGGTCGAAGCGGAGGGGGGCGTTGTCTGGGTCGAGGCGGCGGAGGCCCGCCTCCAGCGCCTGCCCCCCCTTGCCCGGCCGATGGCCCGGATGGCGATTTCGCGCTACGCCCGGGAGCGAGGGCGGACAACCGTGACCCCCGAGCTCATGGACGAGTACCGGGCCCGGATGGGGTTCTGA
- a CDS encoding U32 family peptidase — MRLSVATNFRPDLIEGIKGYPVWELFGKLPADALGGGRASYMLSAVSKRALAAHVREARRHGIRFNYLLNAACLDNREWTRKGQRQIRHLLDWLAELEIDAVTVSLPYLLELIKRCYPQLRVTVSVFAGVDHVQKAKVWEEMGADCITLESLSVNRRFSLLASLRKSVKCDLLLLVNTNCLEACPFSRAHMVALSHASQAGHPSGGFLLDYCFLRCTRMKLADPVNYIRSDWIRPEDLRYYETLGYDRFKLAERNAPTEVMVRRVKAYSERRYDGNLLDLVQGWGFRSGQEPSGYVRRGLFWSLRTFLRPWTVNPLRLLPIRRLAEAQGMLNALRRDPPVIVDNRTLDGFVKFFFHVDCHLRDCEECRYCHRMAELAVWVDPEFRRDVLRRYDEVLENLRSGAMWRFGGISEKGDQVHEIKER, encoded by the coding sequence GTGCGGCTGAGCGTCGCCACGAATTTCCGGCCCGACCTCATCGAGGGGATCAAAGGCTATCCGGTCTGGGAGCTCTTCGGCAAGCTCCCCGCCGACGCCTTGGGCGGGGGGCGGGCTTCCTACATGCTCTCCGCGGTGTCGAAGCGAGCGCTGGCTGCCCATGTCCGGGAGGCCCGCCGGCACGGGATCCGCTTCAACTACCTCCTCAATGCCGCCTGCCTCGACAACCGCGAGTGGACGCGGAAGGGCCAGCGGCAGATCCGCCACCTCCTCGACTGGCTGGCCGAGCTGGAGATCGACGCCGTCACGGTCTCGTTGCCCTACCTCCTTGAGCTGATCAAGCGCTGTTACCCGCAGTTGCGGGTTACGGTGAGCGTCTTCGCAGGCGTTGACCACGTACAAAAGGCGAAAGTGTGGGAGGAGATGGGGGCTGACTGCATCACGCTGGAGTCGCTCTCCGTCAACCGGCGCTTCTCGCTCCTGGCGAGCCTCCGAAAGAGCGTCAAGTGCGACCTGCTGCTCCTGGTGAACACCAACTGCCTAGAGGCTTGCCCCTTCTCTCGGGCCCACATGGTGGCGCTCTCCCACGCCTCGCAGGCGGGGCATCCAAGCGGCGGGTTCCTGCTCGACTACTGCTTCCTCCGGTGCACGCGGATGAAGCTCGCCGACCCGGTCAACTACATCCGCTCCGACTGGATCCGCCCCGAGGACCTCCGCTACTACGAGACCCTGGGCTACGACCGCTTCAAGCTGGCCGAGCGCAACGCTCCCACGGAGGTGATGGTCCGGCGCGTCAAGGCATACAGCGAGCGCCGGTATGACGGGAACCTTCTCGACCTCGTCCAGGGCTGGGGCTTCCGCAGCGGCCAGGAACCTTCCGGGTACGTTCGGCGGGGTCTGTTCTGGAGCCTCCGAACCTTTCTGAGGCCCTGGACGGTCAACCCGCTGCGCCTCCTCCCGATCCGCCGGCTGGCCGAGGCCCAGGGGATGCTCAACGCTCTTCGACGGGACCCTCCAGTGATCGTCGACAACCGCACCCTGGACGGGTTCGTGAAGTTCTTTTTCCACGTGGACTGCCATCTACGGGATTGCGAGGAGTGCCGATACTGTCACCGCATGGCGGAGCTGGCCGTGTGGGTCGACCCGGAGTTCCGGCGGGACGTGCTTCGCCGGTACGACGAGGTCTTGGAGAACCTCCGGTCTGGGGCGATGTGGAGATTTGGGGGGATATCCGAGAAGGGGGATCAAGTTCATGAGATCAAAGAAAGGTGA